A part of Chanodichthys erythropterus isolate Z2021 chromosome 4, ASM2448905v1, whole genome shotgun sequence genomic DNA contains:
- the vta1 gene encoding vacuolar protein sorting-associated protein VTA1 homolog has product MALPPQLKAIQHHLRTAQEHEKREPVVAYYCRLYAMQTGMKLDSKTPECRKFLVKLMDQLEMMKKELSDNESISQEIVGNAHVENYAIKMFLYADNEDRSGRFHKNMIKSFYTSSLLFDVLTVFGELSEENVQHRKYAKWKAAYIHNCLKNGETPQPGPIGMEGEAYDDEFGAEGGGPSQAPYDPPQSQPSFHGHPSNQPPASNFSNIQIPPGSHAPANTPADIPHPEAQPVKPVPVPRAMPVVDPSLLNKTQEGDLRLTPEDFTRAQKYCKYAGSALQYEDVGTAVQNLQKALKLLTTGKE; this is encoded by the exons GTCGACTTTATGCCATGCAGACAGGAATGAAACTAGATAGCAAAACTCCAGAGTGCCGAAAGTTTCTTGTGAAACTAATGGATCAGTTGGAAATG ATGAAGAAGGAGCTCAGCGACAATGAATCCATCTCACAGGAAATAGTTGGCAATGCCCATGTTGAGAATTACGCTATAAAAATGTTCCTCTATGCAGATAATGAAGATCGATCAGGACGTTTCCACAA gaatatgATCAAGTCCTTCTACACCTCAAGTCTTCTGTTTGATGTGTTGACTGTCTTTGGCGAGTTGTCAGAAGAG AACGTCCAACACAGGAAGTATGCTAAGTGGAAGGCAGCCTACATCCACAACTGCCTAAAGAATGGTGAGACTCCGCAGCCCGGTCCTATTGGAATGGAGGGGGAAGCATATG ATGATGAATTTGGCGCTGAGGGTGGTGGTCCTTCACAAGCACCTTACGATCCACCCCAATCCCAGCCTTCTTTCCACGGCCATCCATCAAACCAACCCCCAGCATCCAATTTCAGTAATATTCAGATACCTCCTGGGTCACACGCCCCAGCCAATACACCTGCAGATATTCCCCATCCAGAAG CACAGCCCGTCAAACCAGTGCCTGTTCCACGAGCTATGCCGGTGGTTGATCCTTCACTTCTAAACAAGACCCAGGAAG GAGATTTGCGGCTCACACCAGAAGACTTTACTCGGGCTCAGAAGTACTGTAAATATGCAGGCAGTGCACTGCAATATGAGGATGTGGGCACTGCCGTCCAGAATCTGCAGAAGGCCCTGAAGCTCCTAACCACTGGCAAAGAATGA